The alpha proteobacterium U9-1i genome includes a region encoding these proteins:
- a CDS encoding similar to phosphoglycolate phosphatase (clustered with ribosomal large subunit pseudouridine synthase C), which translates to MRRLAVFDLDGTLVDSRHSIGEAMAQAFAALDLPPPSYDETRRIVGLSLVPALQILAPHLDPARWPELGVAYKNAFVRNRENGIREPLYDGARETLERMRAAGWLMGIATGKARRGIDHVLAAHDLSSFFDCGFCADDGPGKPDPHMLALNMQALDVDPEHTVMIGDTTFDMEMARAAGAYALGVSWGFHTADEIAAHAHEIAHDFPTLNAMLASWRAA; encoded by the coding sequence TTGAGGCGCCTCGCCGTCTTCGATCTCGACGGCACGTTGGTCGATAGCCGCCACTCGATCGGCGAAGCGATGGCGCAGGCCTTCGCCGCGCTCGATCTGCCGCCGCCGAGCTATGACGAAACCCGCCGCATCGTTGGCCTTTCGCTCGTGCCGGCGCTGCAAATTCTGGCGCCGCATCTCGATCCCGCGCGCTGGCCTGAGCTGGGCGTCGCCTACAAGAACGCCTTCGTCCGCAATCGCGAGAACGGCATACGCGAACCGCTCTATGACGGCGCGCGCGAGACTTTGGAGCGGATGCGCGCCGCGGGTTGGCTGATGGGCATCGCCACCGGCAAGGCGCGTCGCGGCATTGATCACGTACTCGCCGCGCACGATCTGTCCAGCTTCTTCGATTGCGGCTTCTGCGCCGATGACGGGCCGGGAAAGCCTGATCCGCACATGCTTGCGCTCAACATGCAGGCGCTCGACGTTGACCCTGAGCACACGGTGATGATCGGCGACACGACGTTCGACATGGAAATGGCTCGCGCGGCGGGCGCCTATGCGCTGGGCGTCAGCTGGGGCTTTCACACCGCCGATGAGATCGCCGCGCACGCGCATGAGATCGCCCACGACTTTCCGACGCTGAACGCGATGCTCGCAAGCTGGCGCGCCGCATGA
- a CDS encoding chaperone (required for the assembly of the mitochondrial F1-ATPase), translating into MSTDLAKRFYQTASVSEDGASVLLDARTLRTPGGAVFRAPARALAEAMAAEWNAQGDHIAPATMPLTQLAFAAVDITPKRRPEIAHDVAKYAETDLICHRAEAPAVLVARQAVAWDPLVAWAEQRFGQRLHVVSGVLPADVPAAAIANIERAVGDLDDFRATALAQSTMLTGSVYLGFAQLEGRINAAEAYAAATVDEAWSIERWGEDSEAGARLDRLKGDLDAVSRFLAALG; encoded by the coding sequence ATGAGCACCGATCTTGCCAAGCGCTTCTACCAAACCGCGAGCGTCAGCGAAGATGGTGCGAGTGTTCTGCTTGACGCGCGCACTTTGCGCACACCGGGCGGGGCGGTCTTTCGCGCGCCGGCGCGCGCGCTTGCGGAAGCCATGGCCGCGGAGTGGAACGCGCAAGGCGACCACATAGCGCCCGCAACGATGCCGCTGACGCAGCTCGCGTTCGCCGCTGTCGATATAACGCCCAAGCGCCGTCCCGAGATCGCGCACGACGTTGCAAAGTATGCCGAGACCGATCTCATCTGCCATCGCGCCGAAGCCCCCGCTGTGCTTGTGGCGCGCCAGGCGGTGGCGTGGGACCCGTTGGTGGCATGGGCAGAGCAACGTTTCGGGCAGCGCCTTCACGTCGTCAGCGGCGTGCTCCCCGCCGATGTGCCCGCCGCCGCGATCGCAAACATCGAACGCGCGGTCGGCGATTTGGACGATTTCCGCGCCACCGCGCTTGCGCAGTCCACTATGCTGACAGGCTCGGTCTATCTGGGCTTTGCGCAGTTGGAGGGCCGCATCAACGCCGCCGAGGCGTACGCAGCCGCGACCGTCGACGAAGCCTGGAGCATCGAGCGCTGGGGCGAGGATTCCGAGGCCGGCGCCCGCCTCGATCGCCTCAAAGGCGATCTAGACGCGGTATCGCGCTTCCTCGCCGCACTCGGCTAG
- a CDS encoding propionyl-CoA carboxylase carboxyl transferase subunit, whose protein sequence is MKDIIEALEAKRAAARAGGGEKRMASQHAKGKLTARERIELLLDEGSFEEFDMFVEHRAHEFGMADQKIPGDGVVTGWGTINGRLTYVFSKDFTVFGGSLSKAHAEKICKVQDMAMKNGAPIVGIFDAGGARIQEGVDSLAGYADIFQRNILASGVVPQISVIMGPCAGGDVYSPAMTDFIFMVRDTSYMYVTGPEVVKTVTNEIVTHEELGGARVHASKSGVVDGAFENDFETLTQMRRLIDFLPGSNREKPPTRPHYDDIMREEPSLDRLIPDNPNKPYDMKELIEKVADEGDFFEIGADFGKNIITGFARLDGAPAGFVANQPMTLAGVLDIDASRKAARFVRFCDAFNIPIITFVDVPGFLPGTKQELGGLIKHGAKLLFAYGEATVPKVTVITRKAYGVAYDVMSSKHLRGDVNYAWPSAEIAVMGAKGAVEIIFRADIGDADKIAARTKEYSDRFANPFVAASRGYLDDVIMPRETRRRIIRALQSLKNKKLENPWKKHDNIPL, encoded by the coding sequence ATGAAAGACATCATCGAAGCCCTGGAAGCCAAGCGCGCGGCGGCGCGTGCGGGCGGCGGCGAGAAGCGGATGGCGTCGCAGCACGCCAAGGGCAAGCTCACCGCGCGCGAGCGCATCGAGCTCTTGCTCGACGAAGGCTCGTTCGAGGAGTTCGACATGTTCGTTGAGCACCGTGCGCACGAGTTCGGCATGGCCGACCAGAAAATCCCCGGCGACGGCGTCGTCACCGGCTGGGGCACGATCAACGGGCGGCTGACTTACGTTTTCTCGAAGGACTTCACCGTGTTCGGCGGTTCGCTGTCGAAGGCGCACGCCGAGAAGATCTGCAAAGTGCAGGACATGGCGATGAAGAACGGCGCGCCGATCGTCGGCATTTTCGACGCTGGCGGCGCGCGTATTCAAGAAGGCGTCGACAGCCTCGCCGGCTACGCCGATATCTTCCAGCGCAACATTCTCGCGTCCGGCGTCGTGCCGCAGATCAGCGTGATCATGGGGCCGTGCGCGGGCGGCGATGTGTATTCGCCGGCGATGACCGATTTCATCTTCATGGTGCGCGACACGTCCTACATGTACGTGACCGGCCCTGAGGTGGTGAAAACGGTGACGAACGAGATCGTCACGCATGAGGAATTGGGCGGCGCGCGCGTGCATGCGTCGAAATCGGGCGTCGTCGATGGCGCGTTTGAGAACGATTTCGAGACGCTGACGCAGATGCGCCGGCTGATCGATTTCCTGCCCGGCTCGAACCGCGAAAAACCGCCGACGCGCCCGCACTATGACGATATCATGCGCGAGGAACCTTCGCTCGACCGCTTGATCCCGGACAATCCGAACAAGCCATATGACATGAAAGAGCTGATCGAGAAGGTCGCCGACGAGGGCGATTTCTTTGAGATCGGCGCCGATTTTGGCAAGAACATCATCACCGGTTTTGCGCGCCTTGACGGCGCGCCGGCGGGCTTTGTCGCCAACCAGCCGATGACGCTCGCGGGCGTGCTCGACATTGATGCGAGCCGCAAAGCCGCGCGCTTCGTGCGCTTCTGCGATGCGTTCAACATTCCGATCATCACCTTCGTGGACGTGCCGGGTTTCCTGCCGGGCACCAAGCAGGAGCTGGGCGGCCTCATCAAGCACGGCGCGAAATTGCTGTTCGCTTACGGCGAAGCAACGGTGCCGAAAGTCACGGTGATTACGCGCAAGGCCTATGGCGTCGCGTATGACGTGATGAGTTCCAAGCATTTGCGCGGCGACGTGAACTACGCGTGGCCGAGCGCTGAGATCGCGGTGATGGGCGCCAAAGGCGCCGTCGAGATCATCTTCCGCGCCGACATCGGCGACGCCGACAAGATCGCCGCCCGCACCAAGGAATATTCCGACCGCTTCGCCAACCCGTTCGTGGCGGCGTCACGCGGCTATCTGGATGACGTGATCATGCCGCGCGAAACGCGTCGGCGGATCATCCGGGCGCTGCAGAGCTTGAAGAACAAGAAGCTCGAAAACCCCTGGAAGAAGCACGACAATATTCCGTTGTGA
- a CDS encoding cupin 2 conserved barrel domain protein produces the protein MSDTKKALWRAGEIAPTMRPFTQQLNPNSLFRAAALSRLAGMSRAHVSLVRLPPGKDSFAYHAHMHEEEWIYIVSGRAMAEIDGRSVEVGPGDFMGFATPSVPHLLRNTFDEECTYLMGGEDKPIEVVTYPNLDKRYLLMQTPGGTEFYELGEPTKPFRKAD, from the coding sequence ATGAGCGACACCAAGAAGGCGCTGTGGCGAGCCGGCGAGATCGCGCCGACGATGCGGCCGTTTACGCAACAGCTCAATCCCAACTCATTGTTTCGCGCCGCCGCCCTCTCGCGCCTCGCCGGCATGAGCCGCGCGCATGTTTCACTCGTGCGCCTGCCGCCAGGCAAGGACAGCTTTGCCTATCACGCGCACATGCATGAAGAAGAGTGGATCTACATCGTCTCCGGCCGCGCCATGGCCGAGATCGACGGACGCAGCGTGGAGGTCGGCCCCGGTGACTTCATGGGTTTCGCAACGCCCTCTGTGCCGCATCTGTTGCGCAACACGTTTGACGAAGAATGCACCTACCTCATGGGCGGCGAGGACAAGCCGATCGAAGTCGTCACGTACCCCAACCTCGATAAACGCTATCTGCTCATGCAAACGCCGGGCGGCACTGAGTTCTACGAACTGGGCGAGCCGACCAAACCGTTCCGAAAGGCCGACTAG
- a CDS encoding arginine-tRNA-protein transferase: MRFYLTAPSPCPYLPGRRERKVFTALDGADAGSLHDALTQAGFRRSQNIAYRPSCDGCASCVSARVVVDEFAFTKRWRKGIARNADLTRALRPAEATEEQFWLLRRYLKSRHSDGGMAEMGMSEYAAMVEETAVRTHIVEYRYSAGPSKGELAAAALVDVLGDGLSLVYSYFDPDAPKRGLGIYTVLDHIQQARAAGFPFLYLGYWIPGSDKMAYKGEFQPLELLLGGAWRRYEPVEF, translated from the coding sequence TTGCGGTTCTACCTCACCGCACCGTCGCCGTGCCCGTATCTGCCGGGCCGACGCGAGCGCAAGGTTTTCACCGCTTTAGACGGCGCCGACGCCGGTTCGTTGCACGACGCGCTGACGCAAGCCGGCTTTCGCCGCTCGCAAAACATCGCCTACCGCCCCTCCTGTGACGGCTGCGCAAGCTGCGTCTCGGCGCGTGTGGTGGTGGACGAGTTCGCGTTCACCAAGCGCTGGCGCAAGGGCATCGCGCGCAACGCTGACTTAACGCGCGCGCTGCGTCCGGCGGAGGCGACTGAAGAGCAATTTTGGTTGCTGCGGCGTTATCTAAAGTCACGTCATTCCGATGGCGGGATGGCCGAGATGGGCATGAGCGAGTACGCGGCCATGGTCGAAGAGACCGCCGTGCGCACGCACATCGTCGAGTATCGCTACAGCGCCGGCCCTTCGAAGGGCGAGCTCGCGGCCGCCGCGCTCGTTGACGTTCTCGGCGACGGTTTGAGTCTGGTTTATTCGTACTTCGATCCCGATGCCCCGAAGCGCGGGCTCGGCATTTACACCGTGCTCGATCACATCCAGCAAGCGCGCGCCGCGGGTTTTCCGTTTCTTTATCTCGGCTATTGGATCCCCGGCTCGGACAAGATGGCCTACAAAGGCGAATTCCAACCGCTTGAGCTGCTGCTCGGCGGCGCCTGGCGGCGCTACGAACCGGTCGAGTTCTAA
- a CDS encoding peptide methionine sulfoxide reductase MsrB — protein sequence MTRSQSGFDLTPPTTDDRIRLESSLDAEERRVLLNHGTEAPFCGGLLNQKKPGVYCCRLCGLPLFRQDTKFESGTGWPSFTAPVDPAHVLGIEDNSYGMRRVETRCARCESHQGHVFPDGPGPTGLRYCINSAALQFVADGEPLPDPLGRGEAL from the coding sequence ATGACCCGCTCGCAATCCGGTTTTGACCTCACGCCGCCCACCACGGATGACCGCATCCGCCTGGAAAGCTCCCTCGACGCCGAAGAACGCCGCGTGCTGCTGAACCATGGCACCGAGGCGCCCTTCTGTGGCGGCCTGCTCAATCAGAAAAAGCCAGGCGTCTATTGCTGCCGCCTCTGCGGCCTGCCGCTGTTCCGGCAGGACACCAAATTTGAAAGCGGCACCGGTTGGCCAAGCTTCACCGCGCCCGTCGATCCTGCCCATGTGCTCGGCATCGAGGACAATTCCTACGGGATGCGCCGTGTCGAGACCCGCTGCGCGCGCTGCGAAAGCCATCAAGGCCACGTGTTTCCGGACGGGCCGGGCCCCACGGGCTTGCGCTACTGCATCAATTCGGCAGCGCTGCAATTCGTGGCCGACGGGGAGCCGCTGCCCGATCCGCTTGGACGTGGAGAAGCGCTCTAG
- a CDS encoding chromosome (plasmid) partitioning protein ParA: protein MAIAAYLAFEAADEAAALAVGAELERNGWAVTRSGPELRAQENIPALIQTVGEASFLVVIASPAAQDSMWMRREVAVALNNGRSIVLIQAGEIAPDSWIAATLEVDQAIDLRRGVGAETMARIAEAGRNASTRRGRVIAMLNIKGGVGKTVLAANLFAAAHLADKRAISFIDLDPQHNLTQYFLPPGERNRLRDDHRTIYSVLTARGGESLPVSAFADLAVPLNRTKRSKQPRFDLIAGDERLFEFTLDARSERDKAEAFTRFRQLVALLRERSDAVIIDSNPCATFLTRLAITTADHIVAPVRPEKYSLTGLNMLEHVVREVRGRSLRPGEFSVVLNGVNDRTRAQTPDTADALTRAEIIAAPFFGSALLPEEVPYSGALRAVPSERITVNPINNTAMVRMGSRPVKEALVRTAAAVLRRSGQ, encoded by the coding sequence ATGGCCATTGCGGCATATCTGGCGTTTGAAGCGGCCGACGAGGCCGCCGCGCTTGCCGTGGGCGCTGAATTGGAACGCAACGGCTGGGCGGTGACGCGCTCAGGCCCAGAACTGCGCGCGCAGGAGAATATTCCAGCGCTGATCCAAACCGTCGGCGAAGCCAGTTTCCTCGTCGTCATCGCCTCCCCTGCGGCGCAAGACAGCATGTGGATGCGCCGCGAAGTCGCCGTCGCGCTCAACAACGGCCGCTCGATTGTGCTGATCCAGGCCGGCGAGATCGCGCCAGATTCATGGATCGCCGCAACCCTTGAGGTCGATCAGGCAATCGACCTTCGCCGTGGCGTGGGCGCGGAAACCATGGCGCGTATCGCCGAGGCCGGCCGCAACGCCAGCACACGGCGCGGACGCGTAATCGCCATGCTCAATATCAAAGGCGGTGTCGGCAAAACCGTGCTGGCGGCGAATTTGTTCGCCGCTGCTCACCTCGCCGACAAACGCGCCATCAGCTTCATCGACCTCGACCCACAGCATAACCTCACTCAGTACTTTTTGCCGCCCGGCGAACGCAACCGCCTGCGCGACGATCACCGCACAATCTATTCGGTGCTGACGGCGCGCGGCGGCGAGAGTTTGCCGGTGTCGGCGTTCGCCGACCTCGCCGTGCCGCTCAACCGCACCAAGCGTTCCAAGCAACCCCGCTTCGACCTCATCGCCGGCGATGAGCGTTTGTTCGAGTTTACGCTGGACGCTCGCTCCGAGCGCGATAAGGCCGAGGCCTTTACGCGCTTCCGGCAACTCGTGGCGCTGCTGCGCGAACGCTCGGACGCCGTCATCATCGATTCCAACCCGTGTGCGACATTCCTCACGCGCCTGGCCATCACCACCGCCGATCACATCGTTGCCCCCGTGCGGCCGGAGAAGTACTCACTCACCGGATTGAACATGCTCGAGCACGTCGTGCGCGAAGTTCGGGGAAGGTCCTTGCGACCTGGGGAGTTCTCGGTCGTCCTGAACGGCGTGAACGATCGCACACGCGCCCAAACCCCCGACACCGCCGACGCCCTGACGCGCGCCGAGATCATTGCGGCGCCCTTCTTCGGCTCGGCGCTTCTGCCCGAGGAGGTGCCGTATTCCGGCGCCCTGCGCGCTGTCCCCAGCGAGCGGATCACCGTCAATCCCATCAACAACACCGCTATGGTCCGCATGGGCAGCCGGCCGGTGAAGGAAGCGCTCGTCCGCACCGCGGCCGCTGTGCTGCGCCGGAGCGGCCAATGA
- a CDS encoding mgtC family, whose product MPDADLIDIFQRLAMALGIGFLVGVERGWKHRDAPDGARAAGLRTHAVIGLTGGVAGALLPFVGGLGFATISVAVSAALIAFKLRESERDDDVSVTGTIAGLLVYALGVYAMVGDLRVAAAVGVTLAGLLAFKDTLHDWLDKLTWKELRSALLILAATAIALPLLPDRPVDPWGAVNPRELWLLTILVAGASFAGYVAVRLLGGGVGVLAGATVGAVVSSTVVTAELGRRAKAGDTSMAVAAAGASLAAAVSLTRVGILVSAIAAPVLMHVAPALGAAVSVFAGFAWVLARSDGAKAKGETKLSSPLDLKSVAKFALFLGAVIVVGRLVSDAYGEAGLLPFAAAAGIADVDAATLAAASLVRSGLSPEAGAHAILVAALVNTFAKGVIGFVTGGPRYAGLYLAAAALAATVAAAAWLFAEPLIEPILGVEASLPTRAIG is encoded by the coding sequence ATGCCTGACGCAGACCTCATAGACATTTTTCAACGCTTGGCGATGGCGTTGGGCATCGGCTTTTTGGTCGGCGTCGAGCGTGGCTGGAAGCATCGCGACGCCCCTGACGGCGCACGGGCGGCGGGCTTGCGCACTCATGCCGTCATCGGGCTGACGGGCGGCGTGGCCGGCGCGCTGTTGCCATTTGTCGGCGGGCTCGGCTTCGCCACGATCAGCGTCGCGGTGTCTGCCGCGCTTATCGCTTTCAAGTTGCGCGAAAGCGAGCGCGACGATGACGTGTCGGTGACGGGCACCATCGCCGGCCTGCTCGTCTATGCGCTTGGCGTCTATGCGATGGTCGGCGATCTGCGCGTGGCGGCGGCGGTTGGTGTCACACTCGCGGGCCTCCTGGCCTTCAAGGACACGCTGCACGATTGGTTGGACAAGCTGACCTGGAAGGAGCTTCGTTCAGCGCTGCTGATCTTGGCGGCGACGGCAATCGCATTGCCATTGTTGCCTGACCGACCGGTCGATCCCTGGGGCGCCGTCAATCCGCGCGAACTGTGGTTGTTGACGATTCTCGTCGCTGGCGCTTCGTTCGCTGGATATGTAGCGGTGCGCCTTCTCGGCGGCGGCGTTGGCGTGCTTGCCGGTGCAACGGTTGGCGCGGTGGTGTCGTCCACGGTTGTGACCGCAGAACTTGGGCGGCGTGCGAAGGCAGGCGATACATCAATGGCGGTGGCTGCCGCCGGCGCATCGCTTGCAGCGGCGGTAAGCCTCACACGCGTTGGCATCCTCGTTTCGGCGATCGCCGCCCCGGTGTTGATGCACGTCGCGCCTGCTTTGGGAGCGGCGGTGTCGGTGTTTGCCGGGTTTGCTTGGGTTCTGGCGCGCTCCGACGGCGCTAAGGCAAAGGGTGAGACGAAGCTCTCGAGCCCGCTTGATCTCAAATCGGTGGCGAAGTTCGCGTTGTTTCTCGGCGCGGTCATCGTGGTGGGGCGTTTGGTCTCGGATGCGTATGGCGAAGCGGGCCTGCTGCCCTTCGCGGCGGCAGCCGGCATCGCCGATGTTGATGCGGCGACACTCGCGGCGGCGAGCCTTGTTCGAAGCGGGCTTTCGCCTGAAGCCGGCGCGCACGCCATTTTGGTCGCGGCGTTGGTGAACACGTTCGCCAAAGGGGTGATCGGCTTTGTGACGGGTGGACCGCGCTATGCGGGCCTCTATCTGGCCGCCGCGGCGCTCGCGGCCACAGTGGCTGCGGCGGCATGGCTCTTTGCCGAACCGTTGATTGAGCCCATCTTGGGTGTGGAGGCCTCGCTTCCGACACGAGCAATCGGCTAG
- a CDS encoding 2-keto-3-deoxy-D-arabino-heptulosonate-7-phosphate synthase II: MRLNMREKWSPASWRAKPAKHIPTDYPDPAKLAEVEAILRSYPPLVFAGEARNLKARLADVAAGKAFLLQGGDCAESFKEFHPDNIRDWFRTLMSMSVALTFAGQKPVVKLGRIAGQFGKPRSEQTETQNGVTLPSYRGDNINGMEFTPESRIPDPERLVKAYSQSAATLNLIRAFANGGYADLHNVHRWMLGFVEGSPQGKRYRETAERITESIAFMEACGITPESVPQVRHVDVYTSHEALLLGYEEAMTRVDSTSGDWYDTSAHFVWLGDRTRQLDGAHVEFARGIKNPIGMKCGPSLEPDDLLRLVDVLNPENEPGRLTLIARFGAEKVEAGLPKIVRAVVREGRNVVWSCDPMHGNTLKTDSGFKTRPFDRIMAEVRAFMAALPAEGAYPGGVHVEMTGQQVTECLGGATAVTEEDLSSRYHTHCDPRLNGAQAIDLAFLIAEHLRGVRTNGTKAKAS; this comes from the coding sequence ATGCGACTGAACATGCGTGAAAAATGGTCCCCCGCGTCGTGGCGCGCTAAGCCCGCTAAGCACATCCCGACGGATTATCCCGACCCGGCCAAATTGGCCGAGGTCGAGGCCATTCTGCGTTCCTATCCGCCGCTCGTGTTTGCCGGCGAAGCGCGGAACCTGAAGGCGCGCCTGGCCGACGTTGCGGCGGGCAAAGCGTTCTTGCTGCAAGGCGGCGACTGCGCCGAGAGCTTCAAGGAATTCCACCCCGACAATATCCGCGATTGGTTCCGGACTTTGATGTCGATGAGCGTCGCGCTGACGTTTGCCGGCCAAAAGCCGGTGGTGAAGCTTGGACGCATCGCCGGCCAGTTCGGCAAGCCGCGCTCGGAGCAAACTGAAACGCAGAATGGCGTCACCCTGCCATCCTACCGGGGCGACAACATCAACGGCATGGAGTTCACGCCTGAGAGCCGCATTCCCGACCCTGAGCGGTTGGTCAAAGCCTATTCGCAATCAGCCGCGACACTGAACCTGATCCGCGCCTTCGCAAACGGCGGCTACGCGGATTTGCACAACGTGCATCGTTGGATGCTCGGTTTCGTTGAAGGAAGCCCGCAGGGCAAACGCTACCGCGAGACCGCCGAACGCATCACTGAATCGATAGCGTTCATGGAAGCGTGCGGCATCACCCCGGAAAGCGTGCCGCAGGTGCGCCACGTTGATGTGTACACCAGCCACGAGGCGCTGTTGCTCGGCTATGAAGAAGCGATGACGCGCGTCGATAGCACCAGCGGCGATTGGTACGACACCAGCGCGCATTTTGTGTGGCTCGGCGACCGCACGCGCCAACTCGATGGCGCCCACGTCGAATTCGCCCGCGGCATCAAGAACCCGATCGGTATGAAGTGCGGGCCGTCGCTGGAGCCGGATGATCTCCTACGCCTGGTCGACGTGCTGAACCCCGAGAACGAGCCGGGGCGGTTGACGCTGATTGCTCGTTTCGGCGCAGAGAAAGTGGAAGCCGGGCTGCCGAAGATTGTGCGCGCCGTCGTGCGTGAAGGGCGCAACGTCGTGTGGTCCTGCGATCCCATGCACGGCAATACGCTGAAAACGGATTCCGGCTTCAAGACGCGCCCGTTCGACAGGATCATGGCCGAAGTGCGCGCGTTCATGGCCGCGCTGCCGGCGGAAGGCGCCTATCCGGGCGGCGTGCATGTAGAGATGACGGGCCAGCAGGTTACCGAATGCCTGGGTGGCGCAACGGCGGTGACGGAGGAGGACTTGTCCTCGCGCTATCACACCCATTGCGATCCACGCTTGAACGGCGCGCAAGCGATCGATCTGGCGTTCCTGATCGCCGAGCATCTGCGCGGCGTGCGCACCAACGGAACGAAGGCGAAAGCCAGCTGA